One candidate division TA06 bacterium DNA window includes the following coding sequences:
- a CDS encoding diacylglycerol kinase family lipid kinase produces the protein MRIKVILNPKAHGGEAARHAEQIRSLFTAYGLNFELALTDHEGDGARLAREAIERGFQLIVAAGGDGLAGEVAGALVGGQALFGMIPLGSGDDFAKSLKIGRSIPQAVEAIRDRQTMMVDAGVVSSPLPGGKKLERYFFNCVGIGLDGEVIIEKQKIKGLRDLKLYLYATFKALLRYKGQRMSFDFGQGKIWHQALLAEITNGKSVGGGYYLNPDAKADDGLLDICLIHKLNWLEFFLHVPKTFKGKHTQLRQITMGKLTKVTVESDIPMSAQVDGELWPYVNRFDISIIPKALQAIVGKDDAGERLKSFS, from the coding sequence ATGCGTATAAAAGTGATCTTGAATCCCAAGGCCCACGGCGGCGAGGCGGCCAGGCATGCCGAGCAGATAAGGTCGCTGTTCACGGCCTACGGTCTTAACTTTGAGTTGGCTCTGACCGATCACGAAGGCGACGGGGCCCGGCTGGCCAGGGAGGCCATTGAACGTGGCTTTCAGCTGATCGTGGCGGCCGGCGGCGACGGCCTGGCCGGGGAAGTGGCCGGGGCACTGGTGGGCGGCCAGGCCCTGTTTGGCATGATCCCCCTGGGCTCGGGCGACGATTTTGCCAAGTCTCTGAAGATCGGTCGTTCCATTCCCCAGGCGGTGGAGGCCATCAGGGACCGGCAGACCATGATGGTGGACGCCGGAGTGGTCAGCTCGCCCCTGCCCGGCGGGAAAAAGCTGGAGCGTTATTTCTTCAACTGCGTGGGCATTGGGCTGGACGGAGAAGTGATCATAGAGAAACAGAAGATCAAGGGACTGCGCGACCTGAAGCTATATCTCTATGCCACCTTCAAAGCCCTGCTGCGCTATAAGGGCCAGCGGATGTCCTTTGACTTCGGACAGGGCAAGATCTGGCATCAGGCCCTGCTGGCCGAGATCACCAACGGCAAGAGCGTAGGCGGCGGATATTACCTGAACCCCGATGCCAAAGCGGACGACGGTCTGCTGGATATCTGCCTGATCCATAAACTCAACTGGCTGGAATTTTTCCTCCACGTGCCCAAGACCTTCAAGGGTAAGCACACCCAATTACGGCAGATAACCATGGGGAAATTGACAAAGGTGACGGTAGAATCCGATATTCCGATGTCGGCCCAGGTGGACGGCGAGCTGTGGCCCTACGTCAACCGGTTTGACATCTCAATAATTCCCAAGGCGCTGCAGGCCATAGTGGGCAAAGATGACGCCGGGGAGAGGCTGAAGAGCTTTTCGTGA